Proteins encoded together in one Anopheles darlingi chromosome 3, idAnoDarlMG_H_01, whole genome shotgun sequence window:
- the LOC125954810 gene encoding EP300-interacting inhibitor of differentiation 3-like, whose product MENIEDKAKLLAAYRILNKQLAESNTQLKRGLATSELRINEINCLVLQTRKENQFLRSATRKLKEQLQMITRVMRTVENYAETITSRINHQDQEQEGYEQLRQPVAPAVYERKRAAQLDFVDDAVIQEEEPEGHENDASNPHDRSSNPVTRSGYYDDVAVHEDEDTIHEAVEEGEKPDEQDEEDEEDEDEEEEEEDEDGDDEDSEPNVTIELPAAYAHLAAQSPLVLRLKRKSRRGSFNESFETIDRDRVFKLSRHSQSQRESNAGLSPNHSNNNNDAESDLDTPRTALSQKRNDSDMDIDESIIEAVRNISVFQNESILSFESTKSKGSASLTQSSCEDTSSNSPSSQISNVKETIRKYALPLVKQLQTTTTVGNISVIDTTVFNPEDVRANATCSTPVTKGVEMGGEAKDIRKRFEIKTKSETDLLKNSLANAPMQPVVVLQPLTEYNLKQHELSGRRERRNISRSRAITKYYYKENDSENDASSDTRRQGVVCKLEQASSTENLSVQSYESGRPRRKAAPVDMRERSLNSKLRRQ is encoded by the exons ATGGAAAATATCGAGGATAAAGCGAAGCTGCTGGCAGCATATCGTATACTCAATAAACAGCTGGCGGAAAGCAACACCCAACTGAAAAGAGGTTTGGCCACATCAGAATTGCGTATTAACGAAATAAACTGTTTGGTGCTGCAAACTCGGAAAGAGAATCAATTCCTGCGGAGTGCTACGAGAAAATTAAAGGAACAGCTACAGATGATCACACGGGTTATGCGGACGGTGGAGAACTATGCCGAAACAATCACCAGCAGAATTAATCATCAGGATCAGGAGCAAGAAGGCTATGAGCAGCTGCGCCAACCTGTAGCACCGGCTGTGTACGAAAGGAAGCGTGCGGCACAACTCGATTTCGTAGATGATGCTGTCATACAGGAAGAGGAGCCGGAAGGGCATGAAAACGATGCTTCTAACCCTCACGACCGCAGCTCAAATCCAGTGACTCGGAGTGGCTATTATGACGACGTTGCAGTCCATGAGGATGAAGATACAATCCACGAAGCAGTGGAAGAAGGCGAGAAGCCGGATGagcaggacgaggaggacgaggaggatgaggatgaggaggaagaggaggaggatgaagatggtgatgacgagGATAGTGAGCCCAATGTGACCATTGAACTACCGGCAGCGTACGCTCATCTCGCTGCCCAGAGTCCGTTAGTGCTCCGCCTGAAGCGCAAGTCTAGAAGGGGCAGTTTCAACGAATCATTTGAAACCATTGATCGCGACCGTGTGTTCAAGCTAAGTCGTCATAGCCAGAGTCAGCGCGAGAGTAACGCTGGATTGTCTCCAAAccacagtaacaacaacaatgacgcCGAAAGCGATCTAGATACGCCCAGAACCGCGCTGTcgcagaaacgaaacgatagcGATATGGACATTGATG AATCTATCATCGAAGCGGTGCGCAATATATCGGTTTTTCAGAATGAATCGATCCTTTCGTTTGAATCGACGAAGAGCAAGGGGTCCGCCAGCTTAACTCAATCCTCTTGCgaggacaccagcagcaacagcccctCTAGCCAGATTTCAAATGTGAAAGAAACCATCAGAAAATATGCGCTGCCGTTAGTAAAGCAACTGCAAACAACGACAACCGTAGGAAACATTAGCGTTATCGACACGACAGTGTTCAATCCAGAAGATGTGCGAGCCAACGCAACATGCAGCACACCGGTAACGAAAGGTGTCGAGATGGGAGGAGAAGCAAAGGACATCAGGAAGCGGTTCGAGATCAAGACAAAAAGTGAAACGGATCTGCTTAAAAATAGTTTGGCAAACGCGCCAATGCAACCGGTGGTTGTACTACAACCTCTTACGGAATACAATCTCAAACAACACGAACTATCGGGCCGACGCGAACGACGAAATATCAGTCGCAGTCGGGCAATTACGAAGTATTATTACAAAGAAAATGACTCGGAAAATGATGCATCTTCGGATACTAGGCGGCAGGGGGTCGTGTGTAAACTGGAACAGGCTTCCTCCACCGAAAATCTGTCAGTGCAGTCGTATGAATCTGGGCGTCCCAGGCGAAAGGCGGCCCCGGTAGATATGCGCGAGCGTTCACTAAACAGCAAGCTGCGACGTCAGTAG
- the LOC125954867 gene encoding ubiquitin-conjugating enzyme E2 C: MAQNINPERAQSSNPSKQNDEALINNNNHAVSKRLQKELMALMMSSEKSISAFPEGENFFKWIGTISGPDDTVYKGQKYKLLLEFPNSYPYSAPNVKFLTPCFHPNVDLSGSICLDILKDKWSALYDVRTILLSIQSLLGEPNNDSPLNSQASQLWPNQVEYKKYLDDFYEKNKDS, from the exons ATGGCCCAAAACATCAATCCGGAACGAGCTCAATCGTCGAATCCATCGAAACAGAACGACGAAGCGctgataaacaacaacaatcatgcAGTTAGCAAAAG ACTTCAAAAGGAGTtgatggcgctgatgatgTCCTCGGAAAAATCGATATCCGCCTTCCCAGAGGGGGAAAATTTCTTCAAATGGATCGGCACCATCAGTGGCCCCGATGATACCGTGTACAAGGGACAGAAGTataagctgctgctcgagtttCCCAACTCGTATCCATACTCGGCGCCAAACGTGAAGTTTCTAACGCCCTGCTTTCACCCGAACGTCGACCTGAGCGGTTCGATCTGCCTTGACATCCTGAAGGACAAATGGTCCGCCCTGTACGATGTGCGAACGATCCTGCTTTCGATCCAGTCCTTGCTGGGCGAACCGAATAACGACAGCCCGCTCAACTCGCAAGCGTCGCAACTGTGGCCCAATCAGGTTGAATACAAGAAGTATCTGGACGATTTCTACGAAAAGAACAAGGACTCCTAA
- the LOC125954789 gene encoding splicing factor 3B subunit 2, which produces MDNDQQEHTDSASSEMLLTGMIMPDPLTGWSSEEVPLTGQEEQEYLQQQAEMEMEEPFADEGSNDEDGQQQQQQQLSLQPPSLMSLQVDSPESDELLLKKPAELVLPKALEDVLALTTIRVQELGDHQGSPQPASGGGSGGRADGAPVSSYLEADGIESEDDMANEPLLAGDEGDSDVHGPKMTAVEGKQDKNRRKKKRKKENRRARREQMQKAHEERIREQLAGETKQPQHTVAAATVTADQQDNNGEDDGRENALVEQQANGDERDDETNEYPAEDGGDEENGEEGESNGKSPNDEEDPHCGNDKEQQNGEPDEDVNQNGDDHEEHQENGKEKEGKAAPKFVGSRRKTSKAKAPENGSELVSVDDVEIEYVPEKITIADLGPLYRQFYRVFEIFKLDTKPKDTIRTGEEADSMKAATEKAALSEKLDEEEDEMLAGADDKDDRDKISKRKLKKLTRLSVAELKQLVSRPDVVEMHDVTARDPKLLVQLKSHRNTVQVPRHWCFKRKYLQGKRGIEKPPFDLPAFIKKTGIMEMRASLQEKDEAKTLKAKMRERARPKMGKIDIDYQKLHDAFFKWQTKPRMTIHGDLYYEGKEFETRLKEKKPGDLSEELRIALGMPIGPACHKIPPPWLIAQQRYGPPPSYPNLKIPGLNAPIPEGCSFGYHAGGWGKPPVDESGKPLYGDVFGMAGLDGEGGMGEEEIDRTVWGELESESEESSEEEEDEGEDLTAQPDESGLVTPAEGLVTPSGLTSGVPAGMETPDTIELRKKKIESEMEDNETPVLYHVLPEKRNERIGGAMMASTHVYDIGAAGGGAGPAGGGAGTAAGAGRRGGGGGVDREGMVELALDPSELDLDNEAMAQRYEQQMREQQSHLQKEDLSDMLAEHVARQKSKRKRQQTDTTSKQSKKYKEFKF; this is translated from the exons ATGGACAACGACCAGCAGGAG CATACGGATTCGGCATCTTCCGAGATGCTGCTTACCGGGATGATAATGCCCGATCCGCTCACCGGATGGTCCAGTGAAGAGGTACCACTTACGGGCCAGGAAGAACAGGAGTATCTGCAACAACaggcggaaatggaaatggaagaaccGTTTGCCGATGAAGGATCAAACGATGAAGatggacaacagcaacagcagcagcagctatctTTGCAGCCGCCCTCACTGATGTCACTTCAAGTGGACAGTCCCGAATCAGATGAGTTACTGCTGAAGAAACCGGCAGAACTGGTGTTGCCGAAAGCTTTGGAGGACGTGCTTGCGCTGACAACGATTCGGGTGCAGGAACTCGGTGACCACCAAGGATCACCACAACCGgctagtggcggtggtagtggcggccGTGCTGATGGTGCCCCAGTGAGCTCGTACCTGGAGGCGGACGGTATCGAGTCGGAAGATGATATGGCAAACGAGCCCCTCCTGGCCGGTGACGAGGGCGATAGTGACGTGCACGGCCCCAAGATGACCGCGGTCGAAGGAAAACAGGACAAGAACCGTCGcaagaagaaacgaaagaaggaaaatcgtAGGGCACGCCGAGAGCAGATGCAAAAGGCGCACGAAGAACGTATTCGGGAGCAGCTGGCAGgagaaacaaagcaaccacagcacacggtggcagcggcgacggtgacTGCGGATCAGCAGGACAACAATGGCGAGGATGATGGCAGGGAGAACGCATTGGTGGAACAACAGGCCAATGGAGACGAGCGTGATGATGAAACAAACGAATATCCGGCAGAAGACGGCGGTGATGAAGAGAATGGTGAGGAAGGAGAATCCAACGGTAAATCGCCAAACGATGAAGAGGATCCGCATTGTGGCAACGataaagaacaacaaaacggaGAACCGGACGAAGACGTGAACCAAAATGGTGATGACCACGAGGAACATCAGGAGAATggcaaagagaaggaaggcAAAGCGGCTCCGAAGTTTGTCGGAAGCCGACGAAAAACGTCGAAAGCGAAGGCACCGGAGAATGGCAGCGAACTGGTATCGGTAGATGACGTCGAGATTGAGTACGTACCGGAGAAGATCACGATCGCGGATCTGGGTCCACTGTACCGGCAGTTCTATCGCGTGTTTGAGATCTTCAAGCTCGATACGAAACCGAAAGATACGATCCGGACGGGAGAAGAGGCGGACAGTATGAAGGCGGCAACGGAAAAGGCCGCACTGAGCGAGAAGctggacgaggaagaggacgagatGCTGGCCGGGGCCGATGATAAGGATGATCGGGATAAGATTTCCAAGCGCAAACTAAAGAAACTGACCCGACTGAGTGTCGCCGAGCTGAAGCAACTCGTGTCCCGCCCGGATGTGGTGGAGATGCACGACGTGACGGCTCGCGATCcgaagctgctggtgcagttGAAGAGCCACCGGAATACGGTACAAGTGCCGCGCCACTGGTGCTTCAAGCGAAAGTATCTCCAAGGCAAGCGCGGTATCGAGAAACCACCGTTCGATCTGCCCGCGTTCATCAAGAAGACGGGTATTATGGAAATGAGAGCGTCGCTGCAGGAGAAGGACGAGGCAAAGACACTGAAGGCAAAGATGCGCGAACGGGCTCGGCCGAAGATGGGCAAGATCGACATCGACTATCAAAAGCTGCACGATGCCTTCTTCAAGTGGCAGACCAAACCACGCATGACGATCCACGGTGATCTGTACTACGAGGGCAAAGAGTTCGAGACGCggctgaaggagaagaaaccgGGCGATCTTTCGGAGGAGCTCCGCATCGCTTTGGGTATGCCGATCGGGCCGGCCTGTCACAAGATTCCGCCCCCATGGTTAATCGCTCAGCAACGCTACGGACCACCGCCGAGCTATCCGAACCTTAAGATACCCGGACTCAATGCACCCATTCCGGAGGGCTGTTCGTTCGGATACCATGCGGGAGGCTGGGGTAAACCACCGGTCGACGAGAGTGGAAAGCCGCTGTACGGCGATGTGTTCGGAATGGCCGGTTTGGACGGAGAGGGTGGAATGGGTGAGGAGGAGATCGATCGCACCGTTTGGGGAGAGTTGGAGTCGGAGTCCGAGGAATCatccgaggaggaggaggatgagggtGAAGATCTGACTGCTCAACCGGACGAAAGTGGTTTGGTAACGCCGGCCGAGGGTCTCGTGACACCGTCTGGCCTTACGAGCGGTGTGCCGGCCGGCATGGAGACGCCGGACACGATCGAGCTTCGCAAGAAGAagattgaaagtgaaatggaagATAACGAAACACCGGTACTGTATCACGTGCTGCCCGAGAAGCGTAATGAACGGATCGGTGGAGCGATGATGGCATCTACGCACGTGTACGACATCGGAgcggccggcggtggtgcgggaccggctggtggtggggcaGGTACCGCAGCCGGTGCAGGGCgtcgcggtggcggtggtggtgtggatcgGGAGGGTATGGTCGAACTGGCGCTCGATCCCTCCGAACTGGACTTGGATAACGAGGCAATGGCTCAGCGCTACGAGCAGCAGATGCGCGAACAGCAGAGTCACCTGCAGAAGGAAGACCTCTCCGATATGCTGGCGGAACACGTGGCGCGccaaaaatcaaaacgaaaacgGCAACAGACCGACACAACCAGCAAACAGTCGAAAAAGTACAAGGAGTTCAAGTTCTAA
- the LOC125954837 gene encoding innexin inx2, with translation MLELVRPLRGILQIKAVNTTDLVWRLHCRVTVYLLLFAALLLSARQYFGNPIDCVAGSGDVAISTMNDFCWIMGTYISKDPNFVLESTDLVKINAKIGHIPEEERSYQKYYQWVVFILAFQACLLTLPNVLWKIWEGGRLEALCEGLTTPILPEQWKQSSKKKLIRYLTTECRTHHRGYMYRYCFCTMLNFANVLANILLMNTLFSGFWMNYHPAMMALLSFDFPSWNRYNSQVFPKLAKCDFHFVGPSGSKQNRDGLCLLPLNVVNEKIFAFLWLWFGILGVISALNLLFWCALLCSKGIRAWLLRLQMQPIRSVVVSNALRGECIGKWFLLLQLCRNLNPLVSRDIMFCISKKRHPESLYSKPKSMMMTADFYQDQDGDLEIGEVNV, from the exons ATGTTGGAACTCGTGCGCCCGTTGCGGGGCATTTTGCAGATAAAAGCGGTCAACACGACCGATCTCGTCTGGCGTTTGCACTGCCGGGTGACCGTTTATCTGCTGCTATTCGCGGCCCTGCTGCTTTCCGCACGCCAATACTTTGGCAATCCGATCGACTGCGTTGCCGGATCCGGTGATGTCGCCATTTCGACGATGAACGATTTCTGCTGGATCATGGGAACCTACATCAGCAAGGATCCCAACTTTG TGCTGGAGAGCACGGATTTGGTGAAGATCAACGCCAAAATCGGACACATTCCGGAGGAGGAGCGCTCCTACCAGAAGTACTATCAGTGGGTCGTGTTCATACTGGCGTTCCAGGCCTGCCTGCTGACCCTGCCCAATGTGCTGTGGAAGATCTGGGAGGGTGGCCGTCTGGAGGCGCTATGCGAAGGACTAA CGACGCCCATACTGCCGGAGCAGTGGAAGCAATCGAGCAAGAAAAAACTGATCCGCTACCTCACGACGGAGTGTAGAACGCACCATCGGGGTTACATGTACCGTTACTGCTTCTGCACGATGCTCAACTTTGCGAATGTACTGGCAAACATCCTGCTGATGAATACGCTGTTCTCCGGCTTCTGGATGAACTACCATCCTGCCATGATGGCGCTGCTGTCGTTTGACTTTCCCTCTTGGAATCGCTACAACTCGCAGGTATTTCCAAAGCTTGCCAAGTGCGACTTTCATTTCGTGGGACCGAGCGGTTCAAAGCAGAATCGAGATGGGCTGTGCCTGTTGCCGCTGAACGTGGTGAACGAGAAGATATTTGCCTTCCTGTGGCTGTGGTTTGGTATTCTTGGCGTCATTTCGGCCCTTAATCTGCTCTTCTGGTGTGCGCTGCTTTGCAGCAAGGGTATCCGCGCCTGGTTGCTGCGCCTACAAATGCAACCGATCCGTTCGGTGGTCGTCAGCAATGCACTGCGCGGCGAATGTATCGGCAAATGgtttctgctgttgcagctgtgCCGCAATCTGAACCCACTTGTTAGCCGTGACATTATGTTTTGCATCTCGAAGAAACGACACCCCGAGAGTCTTTACTCCAAACCaaagagcatgatgatgaccgcCGATTTCTATCAGGACCAAGATGGAGATCTAGAGATAGGCGAGGTTAATGTTTAG
- the LOC125954839 gene encoding EARP-interacting protein homolog yields MEENNSLVYGLEFQARALASQQAESNDVRFFVATQSLKPNNQLHVVDLNESSSVLHPHVFAHPLGEVWKLAASPHDPRLLASCYSLLKGTQIVMQTALLTLPESLDAREGDQEFLSFANVETLGTEAYGNEIRTTEFHPSDANQLACVVDGKIVLFNRAEAATRVVAEINAKNVPKFTTGRWSHFYQGNQFIALHDCSIRSYDVRDPNHCVWSIEEAHSQMVRDLDCNPNKQCHIVTGGDDGVLKVWDFRNTKEHVFARNDHHHWIWCVRFNTYHDQLILSSGSDGKVLLTCAGSVSSEAPEAATRHDEAADGASEESKEHLADGLLHTFDQHEDSVYGVEWSTADPWMFASLSFDGRMIISKVPKQYKYQILL; encoded by the exons ATGGAGGAGAATAATTCGCTCGTTTACGGTCTGGAATTTCAA GCAAGAGCACTCGCCTCGCAACAGGCCGAAAGCAATGATGTTCGATTTTTCGTAGCCACACAAAGCCTCAAACCCAACAACCAGCTGCATGTCGTCGATCTGAACGAATCCAGCTCGGTTCTGCATCCGCATGTGTTTGCTCACCCGTTGGGCGAAGTATGGAAGTTGGCCGCCAGTCCACACGATCCCCGATTGCTGGCGAGCTGCTACAGTCTACTGAAAGGAACCCAGATCGTGATGCAGACCGCCTTGCTCACACTGCCCGAGTCGCTAGACGCACGTGAGGGCGATCAAGAGTTTCTATCCTTTGCCAATGTAGAAACGTTGGGAACCGAGGCTTATGGCAACGAAATCCGTACGACCGAGTTCCATCCAAGCGATGCGAACCAGCTGGCATGTGTGGTGGATGGGAAGATTGTGCTTTTCAATCGTGCCGAGGCGGCCACTCGTGTCGTGGCGGAAATCAATGCCAAAAATGTCCCGAAGTTcaccaccggccggtggtCGCACTTTTATCAAGGAAATCAATTTATCGCCCTCCACGATTGCAGCATAAG ATCATACGATGTGCGCGATCCGAACCACTGCGTGTGGAGCATCGAAGAGGCGCATAGTCAAATGGTACGAGATCTGGACTGCAATCCCAACAAGCAGTGTCACATTGTGAccggcggtgatgatggcgtgCTGAAGGTCTGGGATTTTCGAAACACGAAAGAGCACGTGTTCGCACGTAACGATCACCATCACTGGATTTGGTGTGTACGGTTTAACACCTACCACGATCAGCTGATCCTATCGAGTGGAAGTGACGGTAAGGTGCTGCTTACCTGTGCTGGCAGTGTGAGTTCGGAGGCACCGGAGGCAGCTACCCGGCATGACGAAGCAGCAGACGGAGCCAGCGAAGAGTCGAAGGAACATCTGGCCGATGGTTTACTGCACACGTTTGATCAGCACGAGGATTCGGTGTATGGAGTCGAATGGAGTACGGCCGATCCTTGGATGTTTGCATCGCTTAGCTTCGACGGGCGGATGATCATCTCGAAGGTACCGAAACAGTACAAGTATCAGATACTGTTGTAA
- the LOC125954791 gene encoding uncharacterized protein LOC125954791, which produces MFQHRPEASVSTSSSDGSSGGVLKSKKELRQERKKRKLLALSAVMMLNEQQRIGKHNRLLPPSVDGDGDTRCTAFDQQATSECNGEKLRTILAQHHTAFDIVPEEEANANGGRNEQERETGEKKRKKQSEDKNRQTGEVDQQDEYRALKAYVNQKKAMRYSPTISLRPVGEDALLDRKPKDNRIPLLLDDIQALLMHTLLRTDSPTTPRWLTIQKSLRLTHTTALIVEGFSCEDYVSLREHMPRSSKSIFNAQTVLQVVCPAAKIIEEIACVPLSDVHRDILVAEYGSLEAAMKSCKDQMLIQKSIFSNIAQTSQLLTKGTDYSDLKLPPGDAFPRTLLLLSPIQMINEGFPLPLTGTLQHMYKDYVTTSDMYKPVTPWSPMFGIDCEMCGTADGSSVLTRISVVNEEGTPVYDKLVKPFKRITDYRTRFSGITEEMLRSVTTRLADVQRDIRALLPPDAILIGQSLNSDLDAMQMMHPYVIDTSIVFNVTGNPATKTKLQVLSKKFLERNIQCGTDGHNPIEDCSACLALVKQKLSKNLYYGDRWLLDRQNYFSLVTADKGSRVGIAEPETLMQIDKQQLQPTPNSATATKNKEMVSEGNNNGDGDTGGNDRAEETNKLHQQITSTLFAHAKKRNKRSTIVTNDGELGNFEAYFGNALRNAVTSSTKPQQQLSFIRKETAQETIDQTAADCLQYDFNLSYVKLSPPTAAEERVAMAKQVDGWINQLYTALSLNGLLVILLVGKEEVPLSKSGHRMGVVMVQTKKH; this is translated from the coding sequence ATGTTTCAGCATCGCCCGGAGGCCTCGGTCAGCACCAGTTCTAGCGATGGCAGCAGTGGCGGAGTGCTAAAGAGTAAAAAAGAGCTACGACAGGAGCGGAAGAAGCGTAAACTGCTGGCCCTGTCTGCGGTGATGATGCTCAACGAACAGCAGCGCATCGGAAAGCACAACAGATTGTTACCTCCATCAGtggacggcgacggtgatACTCGTTGCACTGCCTTCGACCAGCAAGCTACATCCGAGTGTAACGGCGAGAAACTGAGGACCATTTTAGCACAACATCATACCGCGTTTGACATTGTCCCGGAGGAagaagcgaacgcgaacggagGACGCAACGAGCAGGAACGTGAGAcgggagagaaaaagcgaaagaagcagTCGGAAGATAAGAATAGGCAGACGGGTGAAGTGGATCAACAAGACGAGTACCGAGCCCTTAAAGCGTACGTGAATCAGAAGAAAGCTATGCGCTACTCACCAACTATTTCGCTCCGGCCGGTCGGCGAGGATGCACTGTTGGATCGCAAACCGAAAGACAATCGTattccgctgctgctcgatgatatCCAGGCGCTGCTTATGCACACCCTGCTACGTACCGATTCTCCGACGACGCCACGCTGGCTAACAATACAAAAGAGCCTTCGCCTCACGCACACGACGGCGCTGATTGTGGAAGGGTTCTCGTGCGAGGACTATGTTTCGCTGCGTGAGCATATGCCGCGAAGCTCGAAATCCATCTTCAACGCGCAAACCGTACTGCAGGTCGTCTGTCCAGCGGCGAAGATCATCGAAGAGATAGCCTGTGTTCCGTTGAGCGATGTGCACCGCGATATTCTGGTGGCCGAATATGGATCGTTGGAGGCGGCAATGAAATCCTGCAAAGATCAGATGCTTATCCAGAAGAGCATTTTTTCCAACATTGCCCAGACATCGCAGTTATTGACCAAGGGTACAGACTACAGCGATTTGAAACTACCACCCGGAGATGCGTTCCCGCGTACCCTTCTGCTACTTTCGCCCATCCAGATGATCAATGAGGGTTTCCCGCTCCCGCTCACGGGCACACTTCAGCACATGTACAAGGATTATGTGACGACTAGCGACATGTACAAACCCGTCACACCCTGGTCGCCCATGTTCGGGATCGATTGTGAAATGTGCGGGACGGCCGATGGCAGCTCCGTATTGACCCGTATCTCTGTGGTCAATGAAGAGGGCACGCCGGTGTACGATAAGTTGGTGAAACCATTCAAACGGATCACCGATTATCGGACTCGGTTTTCGGGTATTACGGAGGAAATGTTACGTTCTGTTACGACGCGGCTTGCGGATGTGCAGCGAGATATACGAGCGCTATTACCACCGGATGCAATCTTGATCGGCCAATCGCTCAACAGCGATCTCGAtgcgatgcaaatgatgcaCCCGTATGTGATCGATACGAGCATTGTGTTCAATGTAACCGGTAATCCAGCGACCAAGACGAAGCTTCAAGTCCTATCGAAAAAGTTCCTCGAGCGTAACATCCAGTGCGGTACCGATGGTCACAATCCGATCGAAGATTGCAGCGCCTGCTTAGCCCTGGTAAAGCAGAAGCTGTCGAAGAACCTCTACTACGGTGACCGGTGGTTACTAGATCGGCAAAACTACTTCAGTCTCGTCACCGCCGATAAGGGTAGCCGAGTAGGCATTGCCGAACCCGAAACGCTCATGCAAATCGATAAACAGCAGCTACAACCAACACCCAACAGTGCGACAGCGACTAAGAACAAGGAGATGGTCAGTGAAGGCAACAATAACGGCGATGGTGACACTGGTGGTAATGATAGGGCAGAGGAAACCAATAAGCTGCACCAGCAAATTACCTCAACACTGTTTGCGCACGCCAAGAAGCGCAACAAACGGTCCACCATAGTCACCAACGATGGCGAGTTGGGCAACTTTGAAGCCTACTTCGGGAACGCCTTACGAAATGCAGTCACCTCGTCTAccaaaccgcagcagcagctttcctTCATTCGCAAAGAGACAGCTCAGGAAACGATCGACCAGACGGCAGCCGATTGTTTGCAGTACGATTTCAACCTGTCCTACGTCAAATTGTCACCGCCGACTGCGGCCGAGGAAAGAGTTGCCATGGCAAAACAGGTGGACGGTTGGATTAACCAGCTTTACACTGCACTTTCGCTTAACGGGCTGCTAGTGATTCTGCTGGTCGGCAAGGAAGAAGTGCCGTTGAGCAAGTCCGGACATCGTATGGGTGTGGTCATGGTACAGACGAAGAAACACTAA
- the LOC125954850 gene encoding negative elongation factor E-like: MVYIHFPSNLTEEELMLQAKYAMLRKKKKALQALKAPKPEPEKPLLPKRPADARDAREVARKLLKSGAIQAIQKPQPKQDSSFKRPKRQERKEDRSQSELSPTTTQYQSFGTASAEYESGPSSHSPTAGTSSFSSAERPTSPVDKEPIRVQNLYQQFTTEREKEDQSERLKTPDGAKERPRSGNTVYVSGNKVTEDFLKKHFGEYGDILNISMEIEKGRGFITFSSTESADKAINELHSKTVGGILLQVQLARRQPQISPINEAGSSAVWSALATNRSQKGKHKDNRELVCYDHEDVF; this comes from the coding sequence ATGGTTTacattcattttccatccaatcTAACCGAGGAGGAGTTAATGCTGCAGGCAAAGTACGCCATGTtgcgcaaaaagaaaaaagcacTGCAGGCACTTAAAGCACCCAAGCCTGAACCGGAGAAACCACTGCTGCCTAAGCGGCCAGCAGATGCGCGAGATGCTCGAGAAGTGGCCCGCAAGCTGCTGAAAAGTGGTGCCATCCAGGCAATCCAGAAACCACAGCCCAAGCAGGACAGTTCCTTCAAGCGGCCAAAGAGACAGGAGCGGAAGGAGGACAGGAGCCAGTCGGAGCTGAGCCCCACAACTACCCAGTATCAGTCGTTTGGGACCGCATCCGCGGAGTACGAGTCGGGACCATCCTCACACAGTCCAACGGCCGGTACATCGTCGTTCAGCAGCGCTGAGAGGCCGACCAGCCCGGTGGACAAGGAACCGATTCGAGTTCAAAACCTGTATCAACAGTTCACCACCGAACGGGAGAAGGAAGACCAATCAGAAAGGCTTAAAACACCTGATGGCGCGAAAGAGCGGCCTCGCTCCGGAAACACAGTTTACGTGTCCGGCAACAAGGTGACCGAGGACTTTTTAAAGAAGCACTTTGGCGAGTATGGCGATATCCTGAACATATCGATGGAGATTGAGAAGGGACGTGGGTTCATTACGTTCTCCAGCACGGAGTCGGCAGACAAGGCCATCAACGAGTTGCACTCGAAAACCGTGGGAGGCATTCTGTTGCAGGTGCAACTGGCCCGTCGCCAGCCGCAGATCAGCCCGATCAACGAGGCTGGCTCATCGGCCGTGTGGTCTGCGTTGGCTACAAACCGCTCACAGAAGGGCAAACATAAAGATAACCGCGAACTGGTTTGTTACGATCATGAGGATGTATTTTAG